One Halobaculum marinum genomic window carries:
- a CDS encoding Na+/H+ antiporter subunit E, translating into MRSTPPTLRSRVGRAGATAFVAYAFYLALGDPTDPFDLVTGAASAVVVGVVLGVVAFTRTPTRGTLTTVARATVFFPVLLVAVVRANVSLARVLLDPDLPIEPEVVRVPGPEGPFGQALLANSITLTPGTLTLDIVDDELVVHTLTPESRADLESGTLQRWVAYVIGETSMPAVSTRPFVREGERQ; encoded by the coding sequence ATGCGGTCCACGCCGCCGACCCTGCGGTCGCGAGTCGGTCGAGCCGGCGCGACCGCTTTCGTCGCGTACGCCTTCTACCTCGCACTCGGTGACCCGACGGATCCGTTCGACCTCGTGACCGGCGCAGCCAGCGCGGTCGTCGTCGGGGTTGTCCTCGGCGTGGTGGCGTTCACACGGACGCCGACCCGCGGGACGCTCACGACCGTCGCTCGTGCGACCGTCTTCTTCCCGGTCCTCCTCGTTGCGGTCGTGCGGGCCAACGTCTCGTTGGCACGGGTGCTCCTCGACCCCGACCTCCCCATCGAGCCCGAGGTCGTTCGGGTCCCCGGTCCCGAGGGGCCGTTCGGCCAAGCGCTGTTAGCGAACAGTATCACGCTCACGCCGGGGACGCTCACCCTCGACATCGTCGACGACGAACTGGTCGTCCACACACTCACCCCTGAGAGTCGCGCGGACCTCGAGTCCGGGACGCTCCAACGGTGGGTCGCCTACGTCATCGGCGAGACGTCGATGCCGGCGGTCTCGACGCGACCGTTTGTCCGCGAGGGTGAGCGACAATGA
- a CDS encoding monovalent cation/H+ antiporter complex subunit F, which produces MTPLLTAGLLAGATALLVLALALFARVARGPTPADRVIAVNVIGTATVVVIALVSAGLGEPGFLDVALVYALLNFLLSLGLSRFSVERGGLL; this is translated from the coding sequence ATGACGCCACTGCTAACTGCGGGGCTGCTCGCTGGAGCGACGGCGCTACTCGTCCTCGCGCTCGCGCTGTTCGCACGAGTCGCCCGCGGCCCGACGCCGGCCGACCGCGTCATCGCGGTCAACGTCATCGGGACGGCGACGGTCGTCGTCATCGCGCTGGTGAGCGCCGGCCTCGGCGAACCGGGCTTCCTCGACGTGGCGCTGGTGTACGCCCTGTTGAACTTCCTGCTGTCGCTCGGGCTGTCGCGCTTCTCGGTCGAGCGCGGGGGGTTGCTGTGA